A window from Mytilus galloprovincialis chromosome 8, xbMytGall1.hap1.1, whole genome shotgun sequence encodes these proteins:
- the LOC143085190 gene encoding uncharacterized protein LOC143085190 isoform X2, with translation MDSKLYCSLVVIIAYFSLYVPSVEAGECCNSYEDALTTEHSAQYCPDYCCGTPLVKLYCCSNAVLRTGEDNRDDFCMDWFGDHFYVPIVVVVLIIALVTCCCCACRRRRQGVIIQTQQPATLLIHQQQTTTQDPYRAGYNQ, from the exons ATGGATTCAAAGTTGTATTGCAGTTTGGTAGTGATAATTGCATACTTCAGTTTGTATG taCCAAGTGTTGAAGCAGGAGAATGTTGCAATTCATACGAGGATGCACTGACTACTGAGCATTCAGCACAATACTGTCCTGATTACTGCTGTGGTACCCCGCTGGTAAAGCTTTATTGTTGTAGTAACGCAGTTTTGAGAACAGGGGAAGATAATCGAGATGATTTCTGTATGGACTGGTTTGGAGATCACTT CTACGTCCCGATTGTTGTTGTTGTATTGATCATTGCCTTAGTAACCTGTTGCTGTTGTGCATGCCGCAGACGTCGCCAAGGGGTTATAATCCAAACACAACAACCAG cTACACTATTGATACACCAGCAACAAACCACTACACAGGACCCATACCGTGCAGGATATAACCAGTAA